The genomic stretch TTTTCTGATCagcattttttttgtgtgccaaTTTACAACGAGTGAATTGCTTCAGACTGTAACTGTAGTCCCCATGTGGATTCTTAAGAGCTTTATAACATCTGTGGTTCTCCATCAATCTCTGCAGTAAGGTCAGGATcagtcacagaaaaaaaaacgacGCAGCTGGCACTTTTAAAGGATCCAGTATCTTGCACAAGTACACTTATGCAGGGTAGATGATTGCTTTTATAAAGGGTGCTGGTACCAGTGCCCGCATGTTTATGGGGAAACTTTCCACACGCAGCCATCCTTTCCCCTGGTGCTGGATTTAGGTATTGAATAATTCTCTCTATTGCAAATTATTCCTTTGCATCACTGTCATGTTGAGAAACACCAATAAGTAATAAACTATATAGTCAAgtcccctttaaaaaaaaaagtttagtctTAAATTGGCGATCTCTTTGGACAATATGTCAAGCACTGTATAAAACAGAGCGAGGATGGAAAAAAGTGAGCAAAAAATTAAATTCCGAAGTCCAAATCACCATGCCTTGTTTGCTACAGACACCCAGTAGGGGAACAGCTCTGAGGGGACCAACATCAGCTGGAATAGAACAAGCACAAAGACAACCGTGGCTCAGTTCATCGATAATCATTTGCAGTTTCTTTATTCACATCCTCTACACATTAATTTTAGTTTTCAAAATACATTTAGAAGGGacgttttattaaaaaaaaacatgctgaaaacttaaaaaaaaacatgcttaAAAAGCATTACCTTAAATCATTTTCACAAAAATTCTTTAACTTGCATCCTTTAAAATATAATACAGGTCCTGAAAAGCCCGTCTTCACCAGCTgttcagagccccccccccccacacacctcccgTACTATAAAAAAAATCATTCTTCATTAGGTCAAAGTTTTGACTTGATGAAGGCTGCCCTTTTGTTAAAAGCAACCAGAATGTCTGATTTTCCAGGCCATATGCCTCTAAGAGCGGGTCTTACTGACCCAGTGGTACTTGTCAACACGGGGTCCAGTGAACGAGAAGGCAGGGCGGTACGGCTTGAAGGCTTTGGAGCCAGAGAACTGAGTGCTGTGACCTGCAGGTGGGGGTGCATGTGATGGCAATCCATCCCCAACAAAGGGCTTCCTGTTCTGGTACGTTACCCAGATTTGGGGGGCGCATGGAGAAAAGTCACTGAACTGAGGAAAAGAAAAGAGGGTAAGAAGGCAAGAGAGGACACACAGTTAACCAGGGGGTGAAATGGGAAACCATAAGCAACATAGGTAAGGTTACAGCTATGTGCATGCTTGTTCATATTCCCAAAACACCCCTTCTGATCTCAcagataaaaaaaaccccaacaaaacaacaaaacaaagcagactaaaagaaaaaaagcacATAAAACTGAATCAAAAACTAACGTTTGTCTGTCAGCATCTCCCGCTATAGTCTATACCTGGTAGACACTGTTGGGGTTGCTGACTGTTGGGATGGTTTTGGGCTCTGGGTTGGGGACTGGGGCGGGAGCAGGACACGGAGCTGGTAGGCTGCTGCCGCTGCTACTCACGCTGGTGTCCTCGTCATCGTCTGAGGAAGCTCCCGATTGGATATCCGTACTGGCTCGCTCCACAGCATCCTGGATACGCCGG from Lampris incognitus isolate fLamInc1 chromosome 8, fLamInc1.hap2, whole genome shotgun sequence encodes the following:
- the btg4 gene encoding protein BTG4, with translation MREEIAATVFFVARLTKRYGCLDNDSRDRFAGALTSTLFESYKNHWDPLTPSKGQAYRCLRMNRVQLRDPVLEEACVKSAVRYEDLGLPRELTVWVDPGEVSCRYGEHSAPFCVSIVDSDSCRRRDREFSRRIQDAVERASTDIQSGASSDDDEDTSVSSSGSSLPAPCPAPAPVPNPEPKTIPTVSNPNSVYQFSDFSPCAPQIWVTYQNRKPFVGDGLPSHAPPPAGHSTQFSGSKAFKPYRPAFSFTGPRVDKYHWVSKTRS